A genome region from Nitrospirota bacterium includes the following:
- a CDS encoding restriction endonuclease, producing MAEITRRRSGELVRGVFKLLLAHPEGVPAKSILEKLAEIVPPTDFEKTTYPRRPDVRRYEKIVRFSTIGPVKAGWLLKNKGLWTLTDAGRRAYEQFPDPEDFMREAGRLYRKWAAEQPQEPEALVDEGSPDAATTLEEAEEAAWTEIEEHLEQMNPYDFQELVAGLLRAMGYHVAWVSPPGPDKGIDVIAHTDPLGIQGPRIKVQVKRRTDKTTIDGVRSLLALLGEGDVGLFISTGGFTREAEEEARRQEKRRVMLVDLKRLFDLWVEHYDRIPEVQRRLLPIRPVYFLIPEE from the coding sequence GTGGCGGAAATTACACGTCGTCGAAGCGGAGAGTTGGTGCGGGGTGTGTTCAAGCTGCTCTTGGCTCACCCAGAGGGGGTACCAGCGAAATCCATACTGGAGAAATTGGCGGAGATTGTCCCGCCTACAGATTTCGAGAAGACCACTTACCCGCGCCGCCCAGACGTCCGCCGCTATGAGAAGATCGTAAGGTTCTCCACGATTGGTCCTGTGAAGGCCGGATGGTTGCTGAAGAATAAGGGACTCTGGACGCTGACCGATGCAGGTCGCAGGGCATACGAACAGTTTCCGGACCCGGAGGACTTCATGAGGGAAGCAGGACGGCTGTACCGCAAGTGGGCGGCCGAGCAACCTCAGGAACCCGAGGCTCTTGTGGACGAAGGCTCGCCGGACGCAGCCACGACCCTCGAAGAAGCAGAAGAAGCAGCGTGGACAGAGATCGAGGAGCACCTGGAACAAATGAACCCGTACGATTTCCAGGAACTCGTCGCGGGCCTTCTTCGGGCAATGGGCTACCACGTAGCGTGGGTTTCCCCGCCGGGGCCGGACAAGGGCATTGACGTCATCGCCCACACTGACCCACTCGGGATACAGGGGCCGAGGATCAAGGTTCAGGTGAAGCGCCGAACCGACAAGACCACTATCGACGGCGTCCGCTCGCTGCTCGCTCTGCTGGGTGAAGGGGACGTGGGCCTTTTTATCTCCACGGGAGGGTTTACGCGCGAGGCGGAAGAGGAAGCTCGGCGGCAGGAGAAGCGACGCGTCATGCTCGTTGACCTAAAGCGACTGTTCGATCTCTGGGTGGAGCACTACGACCGTATCCCGGAGGTGCAACGACGATTGCTGCCGATTCGACCCGTGTATTTTCTTATCCCGGAGGAGTGA
- the amrB gene encoding AmmeMemoRadiSam system protein B: protein MPFLIIMDTQATPTPKDPKKYPLLRNLQFSPIRQNEEQYMVLWDPTGLSKEKLILPLSYFFLVQHFDGEHSLEEIGVLYLKRFGEFLNPRNLERLVEDLDAKLFLEGERVEAAKEQAKKAYRESPVRKAAFAGRGYEADGQKLRAQIEGFFSSKEGPDFKPSENRGKKIKGLVAPTYDLRQAGPIYAWAYKELQEAEAPDLFVLLGTAYSGMESFYAVTDKDFETPLGVAQADRAILDRLRTTVPQCFDDELCHQHEHAIEFQLPFLLHIVGGKKPVTIVPVLCTFPATSLSDPQSRQLIDSFIAALKDAIAASGRDVCAIAGAELAHIGLRYGDPSPPTDFSFHRCMQQDLEMLKHAENLDPEAFAQFIRKENDQRRISGFSAIYTLLRLIQAEKGQVLRYDRGITDQYNSTVTYASMAFF from the coding sequence ATGCCGTTCTTGATCATCATGGATACACAAGCGACGCCGACGCCCAAGGATCCCAAGAAATATCCGCTGCTCCGGAATCTACAGTTCTCGCCGATTCGGCAGAATGAAGAGCAGTACATGGTCCTCTGGGACCCCACCGGCTTGAGCAAGGAGAAGCTCATCCTGCCCTTGAGCTATTTCTTCCTGGTCCAGCATTTCGACGGGGAACATTCGCTCGAAGAGATCGGCGTGCTCTATCTCAAGCGCTTCGGCGAGTTTCTGAATCCCCGGAACCTCGAACGGCTGGTTGAGGATTTGGACGCGAAGCTGTTCTTGGAAGGGGAGCGGGTCGAGGCGGCAAAAGAACAGGCCAAGAAAGCCTATCGCGAATCACCCGTCCGGAAAGCCGCCTTCGCCGGACGCGGCTATGAGGCAGACGGCCAGAAGCTCCGGGCGCAGATCGAGGGCTTCTTTTCGTCCAAAGAAGGGCCCGATTTCAAGCCATCCGAGAACCGGGGGAAAAAGATCAAAGGCCTCGTCGCTCCGACCTACGACCTCCGCCAGGCCGGTCCTATTTATGCCTGGGCCTACAAGGAACTGCAGGAAGCCGAGGCGCCGGACCTCTTCGTGCTCTTGGGCACCGCCTATTCCGGAATGGAGTCGTTTTACGCGGTCACGGACAAAGACTTCGAGACGCCGTTGGGCGTCGCGCAGGCGGATCGCGCCATCCTGGACCGGCTGAGAACCACCGTCCCGCAATGCTTTGACGACGAGCTCTGCCATCAACACGAGCACGCGATCGAATTCCAACTACCGTTTCTCCTGCACATCGTCGGCGGCAAGAAGCCCGTGACCATCGTGCCGGTCCTCTGTACCTTTCCTGCAACCAGCCTCAGCGATCCGCAGAGCCGACAATTGATCGACTCCTTCATCGCCGCCCTCAAGGACGCGATCGCCGCCTCCGGCCGGGACGTCTGCGCAATCGCCGGCGCGGAACTGGCCCATATCGGCCTGCGGTACGGCGACCCGTCGCCGCCCACCGACTTTTCCTTCCACCGCTGCATGCAGCAGGATCTGGAGATGCTCAAACACGCGGAGAATCTCGACCCGGAGGCCTTTGCGCAATTCATCCGGAAGGAGAACGACCAGCGCCGGATCTCCGGGTTCTCGGCCATCTATACGCTGCTGCGCCTGATTCAAGCGGAAAAGGGCCAGGTACTGCGCTACGACCGCGGGATCACCGACCAATATAATTCGACGGTCACCTACGCCAGCATGGCGTTCTTTTAG